The Geobacter metallireducens GS-15 region TGTTATATTTTAACGCGTGTAGACATATGGATACACACATCGCCCACCACCTCCGAAGAGATGGCGGTTTTGCAGCTATGAACCCAAAAGGAGACATGTCGACTGATGGATACACATACCCCCGCTTCGCTGTTCCTTAAAGCAGACTATTGCAGATGCGGTATTGTCCTCCTCGACGAATCAGGCCGCGTTACCGCCCTGAACCGGCAGTTTTTCGACACGACAGGCCTGGAGTTCAGAGAGGGTGATCTCCCTCCCGACGAGTTGCGGGGGCTGAAGAAAGGAGAGTGGATTTTCTGGGGGAGGAAGTGGTTCGTGCAAGCGGAGGGGCGGCACGGGGTGGAGCTGCTGGCAATCCGGCGCGTTCGGGCTGCGGACCATATACTGGGGCCGTACGGAGAGAACTGCCTGAATGAAGAGATGGTGAAAATGGTCCTCGACAACCCCTACGAGGGACTGACGGTCGTCGACGCTACGGGGAAGGTCACCCTGCTCAGCCCGTCCAACGAGCAGTGGCTGGGGCTGGAAGTCGGAGGGGGACGGGGCCTCGACCTGTCGGCCATTGCGCCGGCCAGCCATTTGTCGGAGGTGGCCCGCACCGGCGTGGCCGAACACGCCCAGGTTGTCGACCTGCACGGCAAGACCAAGGTCACGGTGAACCTTCCCATCCGGCGGGACAACAAGGTGATGGGCGCTTTCGGGAGAATCCTCTTCAAGAGCACGGAACAAGTGGAGAAGCTGGTGACCAAGGTGCGGACCATGGAACTCCAGGTGGAGCGTTTCGAGACCCTGCTGGATGAAATGCGGGGGAAACGCTACTCCTTCCGTAACATCCTCACCAAAAACAAAGAAATGCTGATGCTCATCGAACAGGCACGACGCGTGGCCGACTCCGGCGCGACCGTGCTCATCCTGGGAGAAAGCGGGACTGGCAAGGAGTTGTTCGCCCAGGCGCTCCACGAAGCTTCGAGGAGGAACAAGGGGCCTTTCATTGCAGTAAACTGCGGCGCAATCCCCCGCGACCTGATCGAATCGGAACTGTTCGGCTACGAAGAAGGGGCCTTCAGCGGCGCCAGGAAAAAGGGGAAGCCCGGCAAGTTCGAACTGGCGTGCGGCGGAACGCTCTTTCTGGATGAGATCGGTGAACTCCCCCTCGAAAGTCAGGCAAAGCTGCTGCGGGTGCTTGAGGAGCGTAAGATAGACCGCCTGGGAGGCACGGCGCCGCTCCCCGTCGATTTTCGCCTGGTGGCCGCCACGAACCGCGATCTCATGACGAACGTCAACAAAGGGAGATTCCGCGCCGATCTCTATTACCGCATCAACGAGTTCCCCCTCGAGATTCCCCCCCTCAGGTCCAGACCGGAAGACATCCCCCTGCTGGCGAAGCATTTTCTGACGGAAGTGTCACGCCGGGAAGAACTGCCGATGCTCAAGATTTCCGCAGGAGCCACGGAGGCGTTGATATCGCACGACTGGCCCGGCAATGTACGGGAACTGCGCGGGGTCATGCGTCAGATGGCCTGGAAATCCCAGGGATTAACCATAGAGCCCCACCACCTGCCGCCGGCGCTCAACAAGGGACAGACCGTCGGGGTCTCCGGTACGCTGGAGGAACAGACAGCCAGGACGGAGCGGGCCGCCATCGAATCGGCCCTGCAGGCTGCGGGTGGGAACCGGGCGCTGACCGCACGCATGCTTGGAATCCATCGCACCGCCTTATACAAAAAGATGCACCGACTGGGGATGGAATAGCGACTATGGCTCCCCCAAACTTCCCAAAAGCTTGTATGGATTGGTTGCGTACGAGAAACAGGCAACGGTTCCCGAATAGTCAAGAAGCGCCCTGAGCCGGTCCCGGGTCACGGGATGAGCAACCAGCTCCACCCCTTCGCGCTCGCTAAACCACCCCAGCTCCGGCGTTTCATCGCTGGGAGCCAGTTCACCCTCCGCATAGTCCGCCAGAAACGTGAGGATTAGCGACGCAGGGGGTGAAACCTTGGACCAGACGGCAGTAAGGGGTCCCGGTTTGATCTCGACCCCCGTCTCCTCTCTCACCTCCCGGCGAAGCGCGTCGACAATCCCCTCCCCTGCCTCGACACGCCCCTGCGGGATTTCCCAGCCACGTTTATGGTGCCGGATCAACAGGATCTCGCCGAGCCCGTTTCGAATCAAACACCCTACGACAACGATGTGAACAGGGGAATCATGGGTACTCATGGCCACCTCTCCGGCATCAAATAGATACGCCTGTCAACTTTAGCAAAGTCTCTACTTCTTTTCTCGCCGTCAGATCACAATTCTGCCCCTTGGCCTTCGCTGCGCCGTCAGCAATGACACAGCAGTGCTCCGTACCTTCTCTCAGTGCCTTGCCACACCTCGACGCAAGCTGATTGACATACATACATGAAAAATGATAATAAGAATTTTTTTATTTTTGGCAAACTTAGGAATATTTCATTTCCCCCCACCCGTCTGTCCTATCTCTTGCCGACGACACCATCCATAGGGAGAAGCCCATGAAGCGTCGAGCCGCTTTGCTGCTCTATGTATCCGCCATAGCATCGCTTTGTTCCTGCACCTCCACTCCGAAGGCAACGCCTCCGCTGGATTGGGGCTACGAAAAGGAGGCGATCTCCGTCACCCTGAAGGGGGACCCGCAGCTGAATCTCTTCCAGAAGAGTCCCCACGCTCTCGTGGCCTGCCTCTACCAGCTCCGGGACCCCAATGCCTTCAACCAGTTCCGCACCGAGCCCGACGGCCTGACCAAGCTTCTGGAGTGCGGCCGCTTCGATCCGGGAGTGGCGACCGCCAAGCGGATGGTGATCCAGCCGGGACAAGAGGTGAACGAGTCCCTGGACCGAGCCGAAGGGGCCCGCTACGTGGGGTTCGTTGCCGGCTACTACCGCCTTGACAAGGATCGCTCGGCACGGCTCTACACCATCCCCTCAGTGGAAGAGACCAAGGGTTTCCTCAGCCGGACCAAACTCGTGAAACCGGGACGGCTTGACATGAAACTCCTCCTAGGTCCCCAGGAGATCCAGGACGTGACTGAGGAGACCGAAAAACCATGACCGCCCACCCCCCAGTCCACTGGCACCAGGGGCTCTTTCTCCAGCCCCAGCATTTCCAGCTTCTTGACCTGTCAATCCAGGGGCGCCTCGCCCCCCTCTTCAGCTATCTCCACCCCCATTTCTGGGGGGCCGGGGAGTTGGAGATCGAGGAGAGCGCCCTCGGCACCGGGATCTTCAGCATCCTCTCGGGAGAATTTCTCTTCCCCGACGGCACCTGGGCGGTCCTGGGCGAAAACGCCCTATGCGAGCCCCGCTCCTTCGACAGTGCCTGGCTTGAGGGGGATAAACCCCTCATGGTCTCCGTCGGTATCCGCAAATGGCAGGAAGCGGGGGAAAACGTGACGACGGTGGAGCGTCTGGAGGGGCTTTCGGCCGTCTCCACCCGTTTTGCGGCCCCCATGGACCCGGAGGAGGCACGGGATCTCCACGCCGGTGGTCCCCCGGGGCAGGTAAAGCGGCTGCGGCATATGATCAAGATCTTCTGGGACAGCGAGCGAGAGCAGCTGGGGGACTGGCACCTAATTCCCGTGGCCCGGCTGGAGCGCTTCGGGGCCGAGGTGCGCCTCTCCCGGCGATTCATCCCCCCTTCCCTGGCCCTGGAAGCCAGCGAACCACTCTTCCGCATCATCCGGGAAATCCGGGACCAGGTGGCGGCCCGGGGGCGGCAGCTGGAGGAGCACAAGAAGCAGCGGGGGATCCAGAACGCCGAGTTCGGCTCCCGGGACCTGGTCTACCTCCTGGCGCTCCGCTCCCTGAACCGCCATGTACCGTACCTCTTCCACCTGACCGAGGCCAGGCGGGTCCACCCCTGGGACGCCTACGGTGCCCTGCGTCAGCTCATCGGCGAGCTGGCCTCCTTCTCGGAGCGGGTTTCGGCCCTGGGAGAGCTGGACGAC contains the following coding sequences:
- a CDS encoding sigma-54 interaction domain-containing protein, which encodes MDTHTPASLFLKADYCRCGIVLLDESGRVTALNRQFFDTTGLEFREGDLPPDELRGLKKGEWIFWGRKWFVQAEGRHGVELLAIRRVRAADHILGPYGENCLNEEMVKMVLDNPYEGLTVVDATGKVTLLSPSNEQWLGLEVGGGRGLDLSAIAPASHLSEVARTGVAEHAQVVDLHGKTKVTVNLPIRRDNKVMGAFGRILFKSTEQVEKLVTKVRTMELQVERFETLLDEMRGKRYSFRNILTKNKEMLMLIEQARRVADSGATVLILGESGTGKELFAQALHEASRRNKGPFIAVNCGAIPRDLIESELFGYEEGAFSGARKKGKPGKFELACGGTLFLDEIGELPLESQAKLLRVLEERKIDRLGGTAPLPVDFRLVAATNRDLMTNVNKGRFRADLYYRINEFPLEIPPLRSRPEDIPLLAKHFLTEVSRREELPMLKISAGATEALISHDWPGNVRELRGVMRQMAWKSQGLTIEPHHLPPALNKGQTVGVSGTLEEQTARTERAAIESALQAAGGNRALTARMLGIHRTALYKKMHRLGME
- the tssK gene encoding type VI secretion system baseplate subunit TssK, with translation MTAHPPVHWHQGLFLQPQHFQLLDLSIQGRLAPLFSYLHPHFWGAGELEIEESALGTGIFSILSGEFLFPDGTWAVLGENALCEPRSFDSAWLEGDKPLMVSVGIRKWQEAGENVTTVERLEGLSAVSTRFAAPMDPEEARDLHAGGPPGQVKRLRHMIKIFWDSEREQLGDWHLIPVARLERFGAEVRLSRRFIPPSLALEASEPLFRIIREIRDQVAARGRQLEEHKKQRGIQNAEFGSRDLVYLLALRSLNRHVPYLFHLTEARRVHPWDAYGALRQLIGELASFSERVSALGELDDGVRLLPPYDHRALGECFAGARDLIAQLLDEITAGPNYVIRLLHDGTFFSAELKPAVFDGGSRYYLALRTKEEPTTFLPSLETSAKLSAREHLPVLASRALPGIELAHMPVPPQELPRRSDTHYFAVDAAGDQWPLVEREHTLALYWTSAPADLEVELMVVARD
- a CDS encoding NUDIX hydrolase yields the protein MSTHDSPVHIVVVGCLIRNGLGEILLIRHHKRGWEIPQGRVEAGEGIVDALRREVREETGVEIKPGPLTAVWSKVSPPASLILTFLADYAEGELAPSDETPELGWFSEREGVELVAHPVTRDRLRALLDYSGTVACFSYATNPYKLLGSLGEP
- the tssJ gene encoding type VI secretion system lipoprotein TssJ: MKRRAALLLYVSAIASLCSCTSTPKATPPLDWGYEKEAISVTLKGDPQLNLFQKSPHALVACLYQLRDPNAFNQFRTEPDGLTKLLECGRFDPGVATAKRMVIQPGQEVNESLDRAEGARYVGFVAGYYRLDKDRSARLYTIPSVEETKGFLSRTKLVKPGRLDMKLLLGPQEIQDVTEETEKP